Part of the Hevea brasiliensis isolate MT/VB/25A 57/8 chromosome 16, ASM3005281v1, whole genome shotgun sequence genome is shown below.
ttttaaaatttaatattgaaaattacttatttatttaattttcattaacaTACCATGCACGTAAATGACGACTTCATAATATAATTTTTCCACCTCTCCCTTTGCGAATGAGAACCAATCGAAACAGACACAGAACGCTTTCCATCCCTACCTTCCTCCTAAACCCACCCAGCGAAATTGCAAAAGCCCAATTTATGGAGATGGGGTCCACATATGGGCCGAAAATGATGTGGCATTTTCAGAGGATGTAAACGGTGGTGATTTCATACGACAACAGTTAGAAAGCCCACCTTCAACTTCAAGCCGAACGCCTGCAACGTGTGTAAAAAAAACTTAGATTTGTGAATTGGCAACTTGCTGTCACCCATTCTTGGTTTCTGTCTCCACGACACAAAACTCAAACGAATGATGACTGGTGACCGACAAAAACTTTCGACCCTATTGCCCTCTTTTACCCTTTACACTCTTGGCCAAGTTGGCCTCTCCCGAAAACAAAAATGACCACTGCTCACTACACTAAAAAATAGCCGTTTTCTCTTACTTTTCTCTCTCTAAGCCGCGCGCACtcgcattctctctctctctggtcTCTACACCACCGTCTCCTTTTGGTTTCTCCTCCTTCTAAGTTCTACCTCTTCCTTTTCTCCGTCTGATGATGTAAAACACAACTAAAGACAAGCTTAGCGAAGAATTggattctgattttttttttgtcagcTGCTTGCAGAAACAACAAAAGGGAGTTTAAAAGAAATGTCTTTGTGTAGTAGGTTCTCTGCCTTCTTTTTTATCCACACTTGCTTGCTTCTGACCTCGTGTTTCGCTGAAGATCCTTTTGTTACCTATGATTTTGAGGTCTCTTATATCACTGCTTCTCCTCTCGGTGTGCCCCAGCAGGTCTGTTCTCTAGATCTTTCTTGCTTCGCTTCCTTTTTCTATATTTTATTCACTTCTTGTTTCTAACTTATTTTAGGGGATTTTCTTTATCCTTGTGCCtgcttcatttttatttttcgaaAAATGAGCTTGCTTTAGATTCTCTCAAGTTTCAGTGGCTTCAGATCTACAAAATTTGCTTATGCACTCATCATTCATGCTTAATGCTGTAGATTTAACTTCTTCTATATAATTATGATGCTGAAAGTTTACGGAGGCCCAAGTAATTGCTTCTATATTTGCAGGTTATTGCTATAAATGGCAAGTTTCCTGGTCCTACTATAAATGTGACCACTAACAACAATGTAGTCGTCAATGTTAGAAACAAACTGGACGAGAATCTCCTCATGCATTGGTTGGACTGCAACTTTTCATTACTACTAAGCAATTTGACTGTGAATTTTGACTTCACATGTGAATATTTATGGTGATTTAGTGTTAATATATGCTGATTTCAGTTATTGAAACTTAATGGGTCTCATAGGTCTGGAGTTCAACAAAGGAGAAGTTCATGGCAAGATGGACTTCCTGGCACTAACTGTCCAATTCCTCCAAAGTGGAACTGGACTTATCAGTTTCAGGTTAAGGATCAGATTGGGAGTTTCTTTTACTTCCCTTCTCTTCATATGCAAAGAGCCTCTGGTGGATTTGGTAGCTTTATTATAAATAATCGGCCTATTATTCCAATTCCTTTTGATACTCCACATGGCGACATTGTCATTTTGATAGGCGATTGGTACAAAAGAAACCATACGGTTAGTGTCTCTTAGAATGTACTTAGATTGCTTGTACATGTTGGATAGTAAGGTGTTTGATACTACCTTGTCTTTGGAATGTAGGCTTTGAGAAAGGTCCTTGACGAAGGGAAAGATCTTGGGATGCCAGATGGAGTGCTTATTAATGGCAAAGGTCCTTACCAGTATAACACCACACTTGTTCCTGATGGCATTGACTATGAAACTATTGAAGTCAACCCAGGTGATTACTGCACACAAGACATTTGTGACAAGAAGCTATCAATTGTTCTGTTCCGTTACTAAAATAGAACTAGTTTGTGCCATTTTGAATGAAAAATAGTTCGTATGCTTCTCAAATCTCTCATTGCAGATCACTTTTTGACAATCCAAATTGGGCACATGTAAGCCCTACTTGTAGTTTACTATCATGTTGACTGTACTGTGTCATGTTGGGCTCCTGAAATATATTTTGTAATGACAGTTAGTCAAAGTTTCTCTTGTGAATGTGCATAATGTTGGTTATCCTGTAAGTATCTTTTGGTATTTCCTGTTCTTATTCACTAACTGTCTGTATCACGTGTAAGAACTGATTTTGAGAGAGAGTACCGATTGACTGAGTGTAGCAACACTGGGACAGACGAGTTGTTACATAACAGACTTGCATATCTTACTGGAACAGAGAAATAGGGAGATAAAGGGATAGAAATAGACTGGGTTGAGAaagaaatagaaagggaagaaaattagagaagaagaaagaaagaaagaaagaaagaaagaagaattcaACATTTGTTATTGATTAGGAATGCCTCAATTACAAGTACCTTCCTCCTATTTATACTAACACCTACTACTTAACAAAATAACAGATAACAGCCCGGCTCATCACAGTCAGCCCATCTAATTAAACTCATCAAACTCTTCCATCCCTTAGTCATAACATGAGTGTCCCTTGTGAATGTATTTTGTTTTCTCTTCCTAAACGTTTTTTGGCAATAGGTTTGAGAATCAGAATTGAAGACTAACATATTTTGCTGCTTGTCAGTTGCCTCCAAGTTTTTGTTGAAAACCAAGTTTTTCACATGTTCATGGAAAAGGGTATTTCTAGTGATGTGTACGTGCAGCCTTCCATTTATTATTGGAAGTTGTATTAAATGCCTGTTCACTCATGAAATTTGTGCTCTGCTCACCAATTTCATCTCTCTCTGAAGCTTCCTTAATTATTATGTCATTATCTTTGTCATGAAGTAGTTCTTGAGGCTAAAGTTCAAACTTTTAAATCATGATGTTGCCATCTTTGACAGGAAAAACCTATCGCCTTCGTGTACACAATGTTGGAACATCAACTAGTTTGAATTTCAGGATCCAGAACCATAACCTGCTTTTAGCAGAGTCAGAGGGATCATATACAGTACAACAGAATTATACAAGCTTAGATATTCATGTAGGACAATCATATTCTTTCTTGGTAACCATGGATCAGAATGCAAGTTCTGATTACTATATTGTAGCTAGCGCCAGGTTTGTGAATGAATCACAATGGAAAAGGGTTACTGGTGTTGCTGTCTTGCACTATACAAATTCCAAAGGGAAGGCAAATGGTCCCCTTCCGGATGCACCAAACGATGAGTTTGACAAAACCTTTTCAATGAACCAGGCAAGATCTATCAGGTTTGTTTCCATCATTTTCAATTAACTTAGCATTAgaggtttaattattattattattattttgacatAGCTATTGGGGATTTTGTGGTGAAATTGTGCAGATGGAATGTTTCTGCTAGTGGTGCGCGTCCTAATCCTCAAGGTTCATTTAGATATGGGTCAATCAATGTAACTGAAGTTTATGTGTTGAGGAATAAGCCACCAGTGACAATTAATGGAAAAAAGCGGACGACTTTGAGTGGGATATCATTTGTCAATCCTTCCACTCCAATCAGGCTTGCAGATCAATTCAAAGTGAAAGGAGTatacaagcttgatttccctagtaAGCCACTTGAAGGGCCACCTAAAATGGAAACATCAGTAATTAATGGAACATTTAGAGGTTTTATggaagtcattctgcagaataatGATACAAAGATGCAGAGCTATCACATGAGTGGATATGCATTTTTTGTTGTTGGGTAGGAATTCATTTTTGTCCCTTACTCTTCATCCGCATTTGAAAGTGTTAATGAGTTGCACCACAATCAATGTATTTCAGGATGGACTATGGTGAATGGACAGAGAATAGCAGGGGCACATATAACAAATGGGATGGCATTGCACGATCCACGATACAGGTATGTATTGACAGAATTCCATGCTCCTTCATTTGGTTCCTTAAATGGCCTTGGCATTTTCTGGCTTTTGTCATCTTTGTACGTTACAAGAGATTATTAGGTAAATTTGGTGTACATGCATCATTTTTCATAATCACATGGGACTCATTTTTATGAGTGATTATTAGGTGCACCTGGTGCACATATACATCACTCTCCATATTATAAGGATGTCCCTCTTTTCTGTGAGAGAGGGCACTATTTTTGTGTGCACTGGGAATATGCTATAATCTTCCCTCACTCTCCATATTATTAGTATGGTTCACTTTTCTATGAGAGAATGAGCACTATAGTATCCTATAGTCTTCGTCCGTTACACTTTTGGGTTTTTCTCGCAAATATGTGCACAACAGCTGTCCTGAAGGGATTGGCTTTTAGATATTTGAGTGttgtcttaaaaaaaaaatgtttcatGCACCTTGTTGGTAAAGTCATTGTTTGCTGCTGGTGAGATTTTGACTGGCTTTACCTTATTGCTGCATGAGAGTTGCTCATATTTTCTGTTGTGGACTGTTATAGCCTCGGGGGATTTAAGAATCTTATAAAGTGAAGCTAAACAAATATGTTAATCTTCAGATTATATGTATCTAACTAGATGGTGAAAAAGGATCCATATAACTAATCCCAAATTAGTTGGGATGAAGGCTTGGTTGTTATTGTTGAGCTTATTGTAATGCTAATTTGGCAATTCTTCCCAGTTAAGTCATTAATTCTGATGACACTTTCACTGGCTTACGTTATAGCTCTGTATAATCCTCATTTCATATTTCCTGCTGTAGATAGTTATTGCCCAAATaacaacttttatttttttaaatttttttctccaAGCCGTCTCTCGCTTCTATAGATTACGATATCGGGACACCAAAAATTAGGCAAGTTAACTACAAGCGTAAAATTCCCCATAGTACTTTTGCTTCTTTAATGTaatatttatgtatatatataggtTTATCCTGGAGCATGGACAGCAATTTTGGTGTCACTAGACAATGTTGGAGTCTGGAACCTCAGAACAGAAAACCTCGACTCATGGTATCTTGGCCAAGAAACATATGTCAGAGTTGTGAATCCAGAGGCGACTAACAAAACTGAGTTGCCCCTGCCAGACAATGAACTGTTTTGTGGTGCTCTCAGCTATATGCAGAAGTATAGACTGTTATCCTCTTTTGCTATTTATTTTATTCTCCAAGTCTTCTAAGATGTTTGATGTCTGATTCTGATTTTACCGGTTTTTGTTTGTCAGACCACAAGATATCTCTTCTTTTGCTGCGTCGATCATGGGAGATAGATCAAAGTTATTTTTCACTTTGCTGATGATTGCCGCTGCAGTGATGTGCATTTTTCCCTGATTATTATTTGGGATGACTTCTTAAGACGTCTTGTGAGAGTGTTTAGGTATGTAGAGTTCAAAGTGATTTTGACATGCATTTTAAAAATCTTCTGTCCGGGTTACTTGTTTAATTCATTGGGATCATCATTCTTTTAATACCTGTAATTTATGCGGTGATGACGATTCATCAAACTTTCAATACAATTACTTTACTACGAGATGTAGTTTTATGTCTCTCGGACTGCTAATGATACTCCATCGATGGTGTCTAAAGTAGGAACCTTTCATGTTAATAAAACGCTTTCTGCTTAAAACACGCCACGATTCTTGCCGAAATATGCTGTGAAAAAATAAACATTCCTTCACTTggctattttttctttttatccatttttatttgtaaaaaggatttaaaaaaaattattcacacaattatatataaattttatttttatttcttttaaaataatttttttaataaaaaaaaagaatttttttattctaaaaataaataaaaaaaattaaattaaattttcacacAATTCTATTTCAAATAAGTTGTTTAAGTTTATGGCAGCATTAACCCTGTTAGGAGTCCTTTTGGAAATCCAAACATCCACCATCTGAATATGATTATGGTATTCATCTGGAACGAAACATTAGAGCACTTGCATTGTGTGCCGCACTCGCATTTTGTCCGGTAATCTTATATTCAAACGGGCTTAAATGAGGCTACCCATATGATATCCGACCCAGAGTTGGGACGAGATACATGAGGTAGTCCAAGCCCAAAAAAGTATGCAAGGTATTCTGTCCTGCAAATTAAATTTAAACTCCATTCATTAAATAAATGACTTTTTTCGACTCGGGTTTGAGTGAGTGCCTCCTCTCATTTGGGATTAATTATTAGATACatcagagtattaaaaaataatgttcATTCTCTTATAAAAAAGTAAACTTTTTTTATAATGAGAAAAatatatttcatataattatGAGAGATAATACTTACACCTAATAATTTCTCCTTATTTAAACCTATAGTCGAGTTGCTCTATTTAGTTAGCTTTAACGCAACTTTGATGGGCTTATTTGGTATGCATTTAAAGCAGTGTGGGTTTGAATTCgagtttaaaatgaaaaataataaatccAAAATCTAATTCATAGACAAGGAAAAATTACCGTACATTTATGTACAAATAAATGATTTTGATAATGAATTATGATGGGATTCAAGtagaatttataataattaatggctataataaaattattgtacATATAATGATTATATTTTAGAGATTTTAGGATTTTGTTTTAGCTGAGataaaacaaaatattaaatGGTGCGTGAGAAAGGTTTGAAGAGAGAAGTGTAAATATTAAGAATGAATCTTTCACTTCTTAATTTGAATCTACTTATAGAGAAAAATAtggtaatatattttattatatttttgtgAATCACAAACATCAACATTAATACTAAAAACAaaatattcattcatttaatcaaattCTCATCAATCTAATATTGGAGGTTAAGACTTTGGAGTTTATTTTTGTCTCATTAAGAAATAAGGGGGAAAAGTTACaatgctatatatatataaactttgtAAAAAGCTGCAGAGTATGCTGCTTGGCATGTTGGACTTAAAGATTTACGTACAGCTACATGCATTTTGTTTCAATATTTCACACTTTTGGTAGTGAAATGGAAGTGACAAACGAAAGTGCCTTTTGCAGAGATCCAAGCAGTTGATATAAGTGGGGGGCTCTATTGCACCCCTTTTTCTCCATAACTACAGTGTTTTGTGTTGGAGAGTGTTTTGTGTAACCTTTTGGTTATGAATATATAATTTCAACTTTACAAGTCACTCTATCCTCTCACATAAAACTTTCATTTTTTTGACCCTACAATCATGGATTGAGGAATACAAGCATAGAAAAATCCTGTTTCTTCTTGGAAAATTATTGCATATATTGGAATATTAAAAAATAGTGTCCcttataaatataatttcagtTTTTTCTTCGTTTAAGAAAGGTGAAATCTAAATATTTAGAAACAAAATATATGTGCATCAAATACACTAAATAATCTCTTATTTCTTTAAGTATTTTTTAGAAAATCTTTGTAAAATTGTGAATTCATAGC
Proteins encoded:
- the LOC110631862 gene encoding monocopper oxidase-like protein SKU5 → MSLCSRFSAFFFIHTCLLLTSCFAEDPFVTYDFEVSYITASPLGVPQQVIAINGKFPGPTINVTTNNNVVVNVRNKLDENLLMHWSGVQQRRSSWQDGLPGTNCPIPPKWNWTYQFQVKDQIGSFFYFPSLHMQRASGGFGSFIINNRPIIPIPFDTPHGDIVILIGDWYKRNHTALRKVLDEGKDLGMPDGVLINGKGPYQYNTTLVPDGIDYETIEVNPGKTYRLRVHNVGTSTSLNFRIQNHNLLLAESEGSYTVQQNYTSLDIHVGQSYSFLVTMDQNASSDYYIVASARFVNESQWKRVTGVAVLHYTNSKGKANGPLPDAPNDEFDKTFSMNQARSIRWNVSASGARPNPQGSFRYGSINVTEVYVLRNKPPVTINGKKRTTLSGISFVNPSTPIRLADQFKVKGVYKLDFPSKPLEGPPKMETSVINGTFRGFMEVILQNNDTKMQSYHMSGYAFFVVGMDYGEWTENSRGTYNKWDGIARSTIQVYPGAWTAILVSLDNVGVWNLRTENLDSWYLGQETYVRVVNPEATNKTELPLPDNELFCGALSYMQKPQDISSFAASIMGDRSKLFFTLLMIAAAVMCIFP